TCTATTTCCTCATAAACTTCTTTTCTGAATATTTTTACATTTTTAGGAGCATTAATACCAAGTTTTATTTGATCTCCTCGTATATCTACGAGCATTATTTCTATATTATCTCCTATTACTATGCTTTGATTTATTTTTCTAGAAAGTACAAGCATTGTTATGAACTCCTTTCCTCTGTATTGGCATTTTCTGAAGAATCATTATCTTCTAAAAGAATTGAATGTCTGGTTGTATATTTATCTCCTGAGACAGTACATTGTTTAGCTTTGTGATTTTTTATATTAAAAACTACAGGGGCTACTAAGTTAGCACTCATAGATTTAAAATCACTATTTGGAATGCTGACAATAGTAAGCAGATATAAATCTTCATTATTTTCTATACCTAAATATTTTATATCATCATCATGCACATCAGGTTCATAATTTTTAAATATCAAAAACGGATCTATAAGTATAAAGCATACATTTTTATTATCTTTAGACTGAAGTATCTTAAAAGTTCCTTCCTCATCCATATTAACAAGATAAAATTCATCATACTCCTCAAATGCTAATATAGTACCATTTAGATGGTATAATGAATCATCTGAAACTTCTATTTTTCCTAATATCCTAGATTCTATTTCCGGCATAAAATTATTTCCTTCTACACATTAAAAATATTTTATATTGTCAGCATTTTATTTTTTATATTATCTCAAATAGTCCATAAGAGTTCTGCCTAATAATCTTCCGGCTGTTTGTAATGAAGCATTATGAGCATATTGCCACATATTAAAATTAACTATTTCTTCAGCATAATCAATATTTTCATTTTTAGCTAAAGCTTCTTCAATAGCTAATTTCTGATTTTCAAAGCTAGTATATCCCATATCAAGTCTTGTTACTTTAGAAGATGCATTAGCCTGAACAGTAGCAACATTATCTAAAGAACTGTCTATATATCCTAATGCTTCTCCTCCTATAGCTCTTACATCATCATTTAGCATAGCATCTCTTAAATAGATTAAACTTTCAAATATGCTTTTTCCTGTTACTAAAGTGCTAGGTTCATAATTGTTTTCCGGACTATTGGCAGCACCTTCTCTTACTAATCCTATATCCTGCAAAACTGTACCTCCTGCTAAATCCTGTAGAAGTATTTTATGAGGAGATCCTGTTTTTAGCTGTATAACTTTTTCTCCGCCTTTTAAATCTCCTATGCTGGCACTTACATTTCCATTAGCATCATTTATTCTTTGAACTATCGCTTCAATATTATCGCCTTGTTTAATATTAATAACCATATCATCTATCATAATATCCTGATCTTCAGCAGCAATATAAGTTGAAGCATCTGTTGTAGATATTATTTCCATATCAGTTCCCCAAAAAGCATAATTACCTGGAGTTGCTACATTAATAACTTGTCCGTTTTCTATTTCTCTATTTTGAGCATTTCCATCACCTTCATACATAACGGATTGTACTATAGAGCGTCCTGCTTTTTCATCATATCCGTAAAATGCTCTGAAAGGTGCTGTTTTAATACTAGTTCCTGAGAATATAAACTCTCCTTTGCTTTGAGTTTTGGATATATCATATATTCTTTCTATCATTTCTTCTACTTCCATAGCCATTTTAGCTCTGTCATCTGCTCCGTAAGTGCTGTTTGCTCCTTGTACTGCTAAATCTCTTGCTCTGTTCAAAGCTTCTGTTATAGCAGACATAGAATCATGTGCTACACTTAATCTTTCTTTTCCATCGACTATATTATTCTGATATCTGTCCACTGATGACATTCTAGTTCTATAATATATAGAATTGATAGTTGATGTAACATTCTGGTGAGGGTACTGCACCCTTTGACCAGTAGATAATCTAGTTTGAGAAACTTCCATCTCATTATAGTTTCTTTTTATTGTACTAACTGTTCTATTAAATTGGGCTTGTTCAGTAACTCTCATTTTTATCTCCTGTTTTAATATAGAAGTGATTATTATATCGTTTCTATTCTCGTAATAATCTAAAATTCTTTTATTATTTTTTTATTGCTATATATTTTTAATAAAAATTGTACGCTTGATTTGCAGTATTCGTCAAAAAGTACAGCAAATAAATTTCTATACGCTCACAATTTTCAGCTTTCTAGCATTTAAAATTTTATTATTGCTGATAATAAAACTATCTCTTATTATCGGAATATAAATTATAAAAAATATTTATGTACATACTAAATTTCTATATAAAAAATTTATATTGCCGTTAATGTTATGTTAATTAAATATGTTTATGGAGTATTAATATTTTATGATAATTATAAGGGAAAGCATTGAAGCGTCAGAAATAAAAAATCTGCTTGGAAATTTTTTTACGGATATGGTGAAGGGTGTTGTTGATATAGAAAAAAATGAATTAGCTTTGGATGCAGAACTTCACAGCGATTTGGAATCTTTACTTATAGAAAATGGTTCTTCACAACATGATTTATGGGGGATTAATATTTATCCTGAATTAGATGATGAAGATTTTATAGAGTTTGATTCTTTAATCAATATAAGACCTTCTGATAATAATAGAAGCAGGTATGTAGAAGATGAAAATATTAGAAATAAAATAATATCAATATTAAATAATCTAATCATTAAGCAGTAGGTATATTTATGAGTTATATGCATAAAGATTCAGCAAATGGAAAATGGAAAACTTTAAGTCTTGCAGAACAGATGGCTAATATTGGAAGTGAAGTTTACAGAGCAATAAAATTTAAAAAGAAAAATAATTCTGAATATTCTAAAAATTCTGCATACAGAGCCTTAGAACTTATAGATTTGACTATATTAGCTCAGTACAAAAAACATAGCATAAAAGAGTTTACAAGATTGAGAGAAGTTTTATGCGATTATTTGCTTGGCGATAATGAATATAATACAGATGAAAGTATTATGAAATATTTTGATAGTTTTGCTTATATATTGGCAAAAAGAAAAGGAAAATAAAATAACTATAATAAAATTAAGAGTTTTTATTTTTTATATAATATTTCAATTAATCATAATTTTTAATGCAGCTTTTAATTATTTATTATACAAACAATATTTTAAATTTATCAAAAGTTTTTATATTATTAAAAATCGTATCTACTTTTAATCATTCTTTAGTTTTACCTATAATAGCCTGCTGGCATATATCATTATATCTTGTATCTCTTTTTCTTTTTTCTATTATTACTATACCGTCATAATAGTGAATAGAGTAGGTGCTGTCTGTAAAGGCATTTGGAAATAAATCATCTTCTTCTGTAGCCCAATATGCATTAAGATAATCTATTAAATTTTTTGTATATTCTATGTATGAATTAGGATTTTTATAACCGCCTCCAAAATTTGGCCAATATGAAGTATAAACATCTTCGCATAAATAAAGTCCGTCATCTTTTATATGTTCATACATCTCTTCAAAAGTTATAATTTGCTGATTCATTCTATGTCCGCCGTCATCTATTAAAATATCTAATTTTGGAATTTGACTTTTTACTTCTTTTAAAAAATCTCTGTCGTCTTGAGAGCCTATAAATATTTTTATATTATCCTGTTCAAATTGTTTGCATTTAGGATTTTTATCTATCGCATATATATTAACATTAGCTTCAGGCTTATTGTTTCTGAAATATTCTCTCCACATCTTTACAGCTCCGCCGCTTCCTACACCGATTTCCATCATATTGATATCTTTACCTCTATATTTTGAAAAATGTCTTTCATATATATCAAAAAAAGGAAGATGTTTAAAAATAGCTTCTCCTTTATTATTCAAAAAGTAATTATGCAAATCATATTTAGACTGATCCTCATTATTATTTATGAGTATATCTTTAATAGTTTCTAACTTTCTTTTATCTTCTTCACTGTCGCTTTTTACGAGTAAAAGATTTTTATGTTTTTTTACTCTTAATTTTTTTATTTCGGACTTTTTACCTTTTTTCATCTGCTTTCCTCAAATTAATAAATACAGTTAATATTATGTTAATTCTTTATACTATAAAATTTTAAATTGTCAAGAATATAAAATGTCGTTAAAAGTGAATATATTTATAATTTAGTTTTATATTAAAATTTTAATATTTTTAAGTTTAAAATATAAGCGATACTTTATATTAAATTATATACTTCTTATTTTATATTTATTACATAATTATATTTTAAATATCATTTATTGAATAATAAAATAAAATAGTTTATCATTTATTAAAAATGAATATTTATTTTTTAGGTTTGAATTATGAATAATCATATTAATGAGATTATAGAACTTTCTAATTATAATCAGAATAAAGCATTTAATATTATAAAAGAACTTGATATTGAAAATGCTTTTAAAAATATTGGCGCTAGAGTTAATTTAGTAGGTTCTTTAAAAATGGGACTTTTAATGAAAAATAGGGATATTGATTTTCATGTTTATACATCTGAATTAAATATAGAAAAAAGTTTTTATGCTATATCTAAAATAGCTTCAAATGAAAATATACAAAAAATTACATATACAAATTTAATATATACAGATGAGCATTGTATAGAGTGGCATTTATTTTATAAATGCAGTGAAGATGAAATTTGGCAGATTGATATTATTCATATACTAGAAGGATCTTATTATGACGGATATTTTGAGAAAGATGCTGATGATATAATGAATATGCTTACTGAAGAAAAAAGAAATATAATATTAAAATTAAAATATGAAACTCCTGATGATATAAAAATAATGGGTATAGAATATTATAAAGCCGTTCTACAGAATAATATTACAACATTTGAAGACTTTATCGAATGGAGAGATAAACAATTTTTTAATGGTATAATAAAGTTTTAATTATATTCTATAAATAAAAATAGCTATAATATTTAATAAAGCATATAAGCAAATATAGTTTATATATTTATTTTTTGTATACTTTATATTTTCTATAAAATATATTATAGGTACGAATCCTAAAGTAAATGATGAATAAAAATAATGCGGTCTTCCTGAACCTATATTTGCAAGCATATAGAATACTATAGAGGTTATTATATATAATATATAGAAAAATAATAAATCTTTTAATGTATTTGTCTTTTTATCATTATCTGTTAACATCTTCTTAGTAAAGAAATGTTTATAAGCGTAAATTAATGCTGTCAAAGCAAATACAAATGATAATATATAAAATATAAAAGTAAAAATATATAAAGGATTGCTTCCAAAATAACTGTTTATTATATCTTTTATTCCATTTACATATTTATTTCCAGATTCATTTGTAGTGAAAAGTAATATTGAATAAATTTGAGGCGGCTGTATTATATTGACTGCATCTATTTCTGATTTTCTTCCTAATATTTTTGATATGCTTTCAAAATTATTTTGAAATTGATATATTAAATAAGGAAGATAAGTCAGAAATGATATGAATACTCCTATAGACAACGGGATTATATTTTCTTTTGTATCTTTTTTCCATCTTATTATTAAAAATATTATAAGGGATGGAATTAAAGAAAAGAAATTTGAAAAATGGCATTGTGCTGATAATGCTAAGATTGGAAACAGCAAAACAGCATATATGAATTTTTTTTCATTATATAAATATTCATAAAGTACAGGTAAAAAAATAAAAGATAGTATTAGAGGATTATTCGGATTATATATATTATTTCCAGCATTTAAGAAATATATATTAACAGACATAAGCATTAAAATAATACTAAATGTGGTCAGCGAAAATCTTTTATAACTCCAAACAAAAAATATAATACTTGCTAATATAGAAATGAGCATATTAATAAATCTTGCTCCTTCATAAGTTCTTCCTCCAATGAGATATTTTAGTATATATGATAAATAAAAATATCCACCTGGAACTCTTGAGCCTTCTTCGCTATAATAAGTATCTGGAGTATTTAGGAAAACACCTTCTATAGGAAATTTTTTTTCTTTTATATGTTTTTCTGTTTGATAGAATTGGTACTGTTCATCTAATCTTGGAGGTTTTCCTATTATTGATTTATTATATATATAAAATCTTAAAAATATTCCTATTATAATTGCTATTATTGAAAGTATTATTAATGATTTTTTATTAGCTAAGTTTAACATTTTTTATCCTTATAAACATTTTCTTTTTTTGATATATTAAATTTTGAAAGTATATAAACAATGCCTATTAAGAATCTTAAGAAGTACATAGATACTGAGTAAATAGGGTGGGATAATAGTTTTTTCCATTTACCGTTTTCTATATAAACGCCAATGTAACGATAAAACATTCCAAATTGCTTTTTAGTAGTTTTATCATGTCCCCATTTTTTGAAGTAATTATCAAAATTTGAAGCATAGTAGCTTTTTTTTACTATATATTGTTTTAGAGTATGATTTTCATGATGATATAATGGAGATTTTATTATGTCAGTTTTTCCTATTTTTTTTATTCTTCTGTCTATATCCCAATCTTCAGTACCATTTAAGTTTAGGTCAAAGCCTCCTATTTTTATAAATGCCTCTTTCCTAAAGAATCTTACAGCATCTATAACAGTAGCATCATAAAATGAACGTTCAAAACTTCTTACTCTATTAAAAAAACTTTTTCCGTAAATTTTTTCAGGTATATAAATAGCCTGCACATCTTTATTGTTT
Above is a genomic segment from Brachyspira hampsonii containing:
- the fliW gene encoding flagellar assembly protein FliW, whose protein sequence is MPEIESRILGKIEVSDDSLYHLNGTILAFEEYDEFYLVNMDEEGTFKILQSKDNKNVCFILIDPFLIFKNYEPDVHDDDIKYLGIENNEDLYLLTIVSIPNSDFKSMSANLVAPVVFNIKNHKAKQCTVSGDKYTTRHSILLEDNDSSENANTEERSS
- the csrA gene encoding carbon storage regulator CsrA is translated as MLVLSRKINQSIVIGDNIEIMLVDIRGDQIKLGINAPKNVKIFRKEVYEEIESQNLEASKEATADKLNILSNFVKNKFGKK
- a CDS encoding DUF5674 family protein encodes the protein MIIIRESIEASEIKNLLGNFFTDMVKGVVDIEKNELALDAELHSDLESLLIENGSSQHDLWGINIYPELDDEDFIEFDSLINIRPSDNNRSRYVEDENIRNKIISILNNLIIKQ
- a CDS encoding flagellar hook-associated protein 3, with the translated sequence MRVTEQAQFNRTVSTIKRNYNEMEVSQTRLSTGQRVQYPHQNVTSTINSIYYRTRMSSVDRYQNNIVDGKERLSVAHDSMSAITEALNRARDLAVQGANSTYGADDRAKMAMEVEEMIERIYDISKTQSKGEFIFSGTSIKTAPFRAFYGYDEKAGRSIVQSVMYEGDGNAQNREIENGQVINVATPGNYAFWGTDMEIISTTDASTYIAAEDQDIMIDDMVINIKQGDNIEAIVQRINDANGNVSASIGDLKGGEKVIQLKTGSPHKILLQDLAGGTVLQDIGLVREGAANSPENNYEPSTLVTGKSIFESLIYLRDAMLNDDVRAIGGEALGYIDSSLDNVATVQANASSKVTRLDMGYTSFENQKLAIEEALAKNENIDYAEEIVNFNMWQYAHNASLQTAGRLLGRTLMDYLR
- a CDS encoding glycosyltransferase, encoding MVSIIITTKNSENFIADCINAVKNSNYKDTEIILVDNNSTDRTVEIAKELGAKTFIKGPERSAQRNYGAEMSGGEIIGFLDVDMTLSENVITECLEIFENNKDVQAIYIPEKIYGKSFFNRVRSFERSFYDATVIDAVRFFRKEAFIKIGGFDLNLNGTEDWDIDRRIKKIGKTDIIKSPLYHHENHTLKQYIVKKSYYASNFDNYFKKWGHDKTTKKQFGMFYRYIGVYIENGKWKKLLSHPIYSVSMYFLRFLIGIVYILSKFNISKKENVYKDKKC
- a CDS encoding glycosyltransferase family 39 protein codes for the protein MLNLANKKSLIILSIIAIIIGIFLRFYIYNKSIIGKPPRLDEQYQFYQTEKHIKEKKFPIEGVFLNTPDTYYSEEGSRVPGGYFYLSYILKYLIGGRTYEGARFINMLISILASIIFFVWSYKRFSLTTFSIILMLMSVNIYFLNAGNNIYNPNNPLILSFIFLPVLYEYLYNEKKFIYAVLLFPILALSAQCHFSNFFSLIPSLIIFLIIRWKKDTKENIIPLSIGVFISFLTYLPYLIYQFQNNFESISKILGRKSEIDAVNIIQPPQIYSILLFTTNESGNKYVNGIKDIINSYFGSNPLYIFTFIFYILSFVFALTALIYAYKHFFTKKMLTDNDKKTNTLKDLLFFYILYIITSIVFYMLANIGSGRPHYFYSSFTLGFVPIIYFIENIKYTKNKYINYICLYALLNIIAIFIYRI
- a CDS encoding class I SAM-dependent methyltransferase is translated as MKKGKKSEIKKLRVKKHKNLLLVKSDSEEDKRKLETIKDILINNNEDQSKYDLHNYFLNNKGEAIFKHLPFFDIYERHFSKYRGKDINMMEIGVGSGGAVKMWREYFRNNKPEANVNIYAIDKNPKCKQFEQDNIKIFIGSQDDRDFLKEVKSQIPKLDILIDDGGHRMNQQIITFEEMYEHIKDDGLYLCEDVYTSYWPNFGGGYKNPNSYIEYTKNLIDYLNAYWATEEDDLFPNAFTDSTYSIHYYDGIVIIEKRKRDTRYNDICQQAIIGKTKE